In one Nitrososphaera sp. genomic region, the following are encoded:
- a CDS encoding phosphatase PAP2 family protein, producing MNRYHAAAIALIAAFVILAGIVSIKESPLLSGDSSAFLAVNNSHSHTLNAFMVALTKYGREVFWIAAIILLFVFGGWSGKKAAVIMAISMAVLIVVGTVAKDAIGRERPVVPAQDVIITSDTDGSFPSGHATIVSAGAAVAWALFRDTSRKLAVTIGLTIEAALVCISRVYVGGHYPSDVIGGILLGVGVAFVFVGLAPRIEKVLMPVAKTLKIKK from the coding sequence TTGAATAGGTACCATGCGGCTGCAATTGCGCTTATTGCTGCCTTTGTTATTCTAGCTGGTATTGTTTCAATTAAAGAATCTCCTTTGCTGTCCGGGGATTCTAGCGCCTTTCTTGCGGTGAACAACTCTCATAGCCATACTCTGAACGCATTCATGGTAGCGCTCACCAAATACGGAAGAGAGGTCTTTTGGATTGCTGCTATAATCCTGCTCTTTGTTTTCGGCGGCTGGTCAGGCAAAAAGGCCGCAGTCATCATGGCGATTTCCATGGCCGTTCTCATAGTAGTCGGCACGGTAGCCAAGGACGCTATCGGAAGAGAACGTCCTGTAGTACCAGCCCAAGACGTTATTATTACATCAGATACTGACGGCTCATTTCCTTCTGGCCACGCAACTATAGTTTCTGCGGGCGCGGCGGTCGCTTGGGCGTTGTTTAGAGACACTAGCCGAAAGCTAGCTGTAACAATTGGCCTAACAATCGAAGCGGCTCTGGTGTGTATCTCTAGAGTGTATGTTGGCGGTCATTATCCTAGCGATGTTATTGGAGGAATTCTCCTTGGCGTAGGCGTAGCGTTTGTTTTTGTCGGGTTAGCGCCGCGTATAGAGAAGGTGCTAATGCCAGTAGCCAAGACCTTGAAGATCAAAAAATAA